Sequence from the Qingrenia yutianensis genome:
CAAAAATTTGAAGTAATTTATCTTTTTGCCGTTATAGGTTACAGCAGACAACGGTATATCGAAAATTCTGTGATTAAGCTCGTTTTTGTCGCTTAATATCTTTTTCATTAAGTCCTCGTCCGCCTGCGGGTAAAGGCTGCTGCCGCAATCAAATACCGGGGCGAGCGTTACTTCATCGGTAGCGTTGTTATATAAAAATCCCCAATTTCCGTTGTGTCTGTCCCAATTTCCTATCAGAGCGTCCACGATAAACATATCCCAAAACCTTGTTTTAAGTGTTTCGGAATCCATCGCTGTCTGTTCGTCAATGGTGGACAAAATATCTGCAAGCTCCGTACCGTAACCGTTTCTTTCGGAGTCAATAATGCGGTTTTTGAGTGATGCAAAATCTTGAAGCGTTATCCCTTGCGAGGTAAAATCCTTGCAGGCAACAACAACTTTTTCCTTGCCCTTGCTTGTGTAGGTTCCGATAACCGTTTCCTGTACGGGTATTCCCACAGACTCAAAAACCTTGCAGCCGATGTATTCGCTGATACAGCTGTTTGTATAGCTCATTTCCTTATTTATTGTAGGGAACGGCGGAAATTTCAGCATATATTGCTCGCCGTTATACAAAACCGAAATTTTACCGCCGTTGGCTCCGGCATAAGTTTTGTTTTTTTGCACCGCATTTGTAAAGTCTATCATATATCATCCTGCCTTTCCATTCTTAAATATTTACGCCGTAAGTACCACGCTTGCTCACTTGAAATGAGGTTTTCAACCTCTGCGGAATTTATATCGGCGTTTAGCTCACACCAGCATATATCCCAATGGTAATCTTTTTCGCCGCTGTCTACAATTTTCCACGATTTTTTCATTCGTTCAAGCGATTCTGCGAGGTTCTTCGGCAGTCCGCACTCAAAGTGCGTTTCGTCCGTCGGCATACCTGTTTCAGAGCTGTATTCGCCGTTTTCAAGCTCCATTATATCCTCCATAGAGCAGTTCAAAGCTTTTGCTATCTGCTGTACGGTTTTTGCATTGCACTTTTGAATTGAGGTTTTCCCCGAACATATATCTATAACGGTTGTTTTCGGTACTCCGCTTATCTTTGAAAGCTGATACTTCGTAATATTTTCGCTGTTGAGTAAATTCTGTAATGTCATTTTCAGCACCGCCCTTTCAATATTATTATACATATAGTATATCGGAATACCGACCTTTTGTCAATATGCACGGAGCTTTTTCATCAATATGCACTATGATTTTTTACCTTGCCATAGCGTATTCACGCTTTTGCTGCGGCGCTTGTGCATCGGAAACATCGGTGTCGATAACATTATCGTCCTTTTTATCCATTTTGAGCAGTGCCTCGACTGCGGCAAGGCGTTTTGTTTTTTCCTGCAATTCCGCCTCCTGCGGAAACGGTCGCTTTGCTTCAGCCTTTGCCGTTTCAAACTGCGTATTGGTGTTCGCAAGCTCCTCTTTGGATATTTCAAGCCGTTTTTCAAGACCGTCGATAGCGTTGTCGATACGCTGAATATTACCGAAAACATCTGTGCCAAGCTCCACCTTATGCGAAAGCTCATTTTTGAGCGACACATAAAACTGCTTTTGAAAGCTGTCAAACGATAATTCCATAGAAAAACCCCGGTAATCGCCGATTAAAACCGGCTCCTCCGAGGTCATTTTCTTACATCTCTCAATTAACGCCTTTCCGGCTTGTTCCTTTTCAAAATATCCAAATCCGTCAATCGTCATTGTGTTAAACCTATCTTCAATTTTAGGGTGCTTGTGTGCGGTTTCAATATCCTTTTCAAGTCCCTTTATCCTTGCGGAAATTTCGGATATTTTTTTCGGATAATACTTTATAACCTTATCCTCAAGGTCATAAATCTGCGACATAAAGGACGATTTTATCAGCTTCAGCTTGGACACCTCCATATCAAGTTCCATTTTCTCCTTGATGTGCGGATTACCTGTCGAGAGTGCCTTTATCTCCGCAAAGGACAGGGCGGTTGGGTCAATATCGTCCGCAACTCTGACGGGAGATTTTGAAGTAAATATCTGCGATATGAATTTCTGCTTTTGCTCCACCGTCTGCCACATATAAGTGTCAAAGGTTCCTTTGGTTACATAGCGGTAGATATGCACTTTCTCGTTTGTATTGCCTTGTCTGATGATACGCCCGGCTCTCTGTTCGAGGTCTGCCGGACGCCACGGGCAGTCAAGGTCGTGCGAGGCATAGAGCAGTTTTTGCACATTTGTTCCGGCACCCATTTTTGATGTGGAGCCGAGAAGTACACGAACATCACCGCTTCGCACTTTCTTGAATAATTCATCTTTTTTAACCTCTGTGTTTGCGTCGTGAATAAAAGCAACCTCATTTTCGGGAATACCTTTTTGGAGCAGCTTTTCCCGTATGCTGTTATACACGGAAAATGTTCCGTCCGATTTCGGTGTAGATAAATCACAGAACAAGAGCTGTGTAGCTTTTCTATCTGCTGTGTCTTTCCATATCTCATACACACGCTCGGCGCATACGGAAACCTTTGAGGTTTCATCATCGGGCAGCATCGGATTTATCATTCGCTGGTCGAGAGCCAATTTTCTGCCGTCGTTCGTTATTTTCAGCATATTGTCAACACTCGGATCGACTGTCCTTTTACGCACTTCCTCGGCTCGCTCTCCGAGGTCGGCAACCATATCCTTTTGAAATTGGGTCGGCTCTGCAACCTCGTTGTGATATTCAACCTCCGGCACGGGCAAATTCAGCATATCCGCCGTCTGAATATCGGCAACCTCTTTGAACATTGCAATGAGTTCGGGCAGATTAAAGAATTTTGCAAACCTTGTTTTCATACGATAACCACTGCCTTCGGGTGCAAGCTCCATTGCCGATACGGTTTCACCAAAGGTGGACGCCCAGCTATCAAAGTGCTGTAATCCACGCTCTTGGAGCGATTTATACTGCAAATATCTCTGCATAGTATAAAGCTCAACCATTGAATTACTCACCGGAGT
This genomic interval carries:
- a CDS encoding HipA domain-containing protein, which codes for MIDFTNAVQKNKTYAGANGGKISVLYNGEQYMLKFPPFPTINKEMSYTNSCISEYIGCKVFESVGIPVQETVIGTYTSKGKEKVVVACKDFTSQGITLQDFASLKNRIIDSERNGYGTELADILSTIDEQTAMDSETLKTRFWDMFIVDALIGNWDRHNGNWGFLYNNATDEVTLAPVFDCGSSLYPQADEDLMKKILSDKNELNHRIFDIPLSAVTYNGKKINYFKFLSEGKFPDCNKALKRIASRIDMKKIYEIIDNTPTITELQKEFYKTMLTARKERIIDFSLNKLKEKSKKHDDMQR
- a CDS encoding helix-turn-helix domain-containing protein; its protein translation is MTLQNLLNSENITKYQLSKISGVPKTTVIDICSGKTSIQKCNAKTVQQIAKALNCSMEDIMELENGEYSSETGMPTDETHFECGLPKNLAESLERMKKSWKIVDSGEKDYHWDICWCELNADINSAEVENLISSEQAWYLRRKYLRMERQDDI
- a CDS encoding DEAD/DEAH box helicase family protein — its product is QSKIEVKYSNLTGEWNIQGKSADKGVKATNTYGTSRISAYKIIEDSLNLRDVRIFDYIYDENGNKVAKLNIKETTIAQQKQASIKQAFEDWIWKDPDRRDDLCKIYNVRFNSIRPREYDGSHITFNGINPEIALRKHQKDAVARIMYGGNSLLGHVVGAGKTWTMVAAAMESRRLGLCNKSLFVVPNHLTEQWASEFLQLYPAANILVATKKDFEMKNRKKFCGRIATGDYDAVIIGHSQFEKIPMSAERQKTILQNQLNEILDGIAEAKAENAERYTVKQMEKTKRGLETKIKKLNDQERKDDVVTFEEIGVDRVFVDEAHFYKNLFLYTKMRNVGGIAQTEAQKSSDLFMKTQYLDELTGGKGVIFATGTPVSNSMVELYTMQRYLQYKSLQERGLQHFDSWASTFGETVSAMELAPEGSGYRMKTRFAKFFNLPELIAMFKEVADIQTADMLNLPVPEVEYHNEVAEPTQFQKDMVADLGERAEEVRKRTVDPSVDNMLKITNDGRKLALDQRMINPMLPDDETSKVSVCAERVYEIWKDTADRKATQLLFCDLSTPKSDGTFSVYNSIREKLLQKGIPENEVAFIHDANTEVKKDELFKKVRSGDVRVLLGSTSKMGAGTNVQKLLYASHDLDCPWRPADLEQRAGRIIRQGNTNEKVHIYRYVTKGTFDTYMWQTVEQKQKFISQIFTSKSPVRVADDIDPTALSFAEIKALSTGNPHIKEKMELDMEVSKLKLIKSSFMSQIYDLEDKVIKYYPKKISEISARIKGLEKDIETAHKHPKIEDRFNTMTIDGFGYFEKEQAGKALIERCKKMTSEEPVLIGDYRGFSMELSFDSFQKQFYVSLKNELSHKVELGTDVFGNIQRIDNAIDGLEKRLEISKEELANTNTQFETAKAEAKRPFPQEAELQEKTKRLAAVEALLKMDKKDDNVIDTDVSDAQAPQQKREYAMAR